A segment of the Bacteroidales bacterium genome:
TGAAATTCCCCTTGCCTACTCGACATAATTAGTTGATTAGATAATGAGTTAATTTGTTGCTTATTGGTAAAATAAATGAGATATTAGAATTGGGGTTTGTTTAATTTGTTTTTTTTTGTTTATTAGACCTTAAGGTTTTTAAAACCTTAAGGTCTATAAAAAAATAAAATGAAGCAAGCATTTCTTGAAAAAGGAAAATATTACCACATTTACAATAAAGGCAGGCGAGGCGAAAATTTATTTCGTGAAAATGAAAATTATACCTATTTCCTTAGATTATATGAGAAATATATTGATACTATTGCTGAAACCTATGCTTGGGTATTATTAGGAAACCATTTTCATTTATTAATAAAAACAACTATTACAGAAACAAGTAAGCCATTATTTCAATATTTTTCTAATTTGTTTAATGCATATACCAAATCATTCAATAAAAGGTATAAGCGTTACGGTCCTCTGTTTGTAAGTCCGTTCAAAAGAATTGAAATTACTTCGAATAAATATTTTAAAAATTTAGTGCATTATATACACAACAATCCTGTACATCATGGATTTTGTGAACGTATGCAAGATTACCCATGGTCGTCGTATGGTTCGATAATATCATTAAAACCAACAAAGTTAAAAAGAGATAAACTGATAGGCTATTTTGATACTACTATTAATTTTATTGATTTTCATAATCAAAAGCATGAATTAGAATGTATTAAAAATCTGATAATTGAATAAACATTAATCCAATCTTAACCCTGCCAGCCTTTAAAAGACTGGCAGGGTTTGAGAATTTGATAAAAATCCAGCTTGTGCTGACATGTTGTCCGTGCCTTAAATTGTTTTTGCTTTTATATCACTAAAAAATCAAATATAATTCTTTTTAATACATTACTATTTTTATTATCTTCGCAAAACTTTTTATTAAAAATTATAGACAGATGAAACTCCCTTGAACCTGCGGGTCCCTTGAACCTACGGGTTAACCCGTAGGTTCATACAAGGGAACTTAGTGTAACGATCTCATGAACGAGGTGAATAATGATTAAGTGTTAAGTCATTTAGTATAAACATTTTAAAAAATTATAAACAAATGAAACTTATAAAATTATTATCAGCATTTTTAATTTTAACAATTGTAATATTAACTACTTGTAAAAAACCTGAAGAAACGCCTAAGCCAACGGCATGCTTCGATATGTCAACAACGGAAGCTGCTGTAAATGAGCAAATTATTTTTACAAATTGTTCTGAAAATGCAGAATTGTATTTGTGGAATTTTGGAGACGGTATTTCTTCGCCAGAAAAAGATCCTACTCATACTTATACTGAAGCTGGAAATTATACAATAAGTTTGCTGGCAAAGAATGGAGATAATTATGATCAAGCCACAAAATCAATCACTATTATAAGTATTTCTTCGTTATCAACGGGTAGTGTATCAAATATTACGACCACAACCGTCTCAATAACAGGTAATATATCAGATCTTGCAGGAAATACTATTACTCAGCATGGGCATTGCTGGTCAACAAATCAAAATCCAACAACAGATTTATCAACAAAAACTACACTTGGTGCAAGAACAACTACAGGGGATTTTACAAGTAATTTAACAAACCTTTCTCCGTCAACCACTTACTATGTAAGAGCTTATGTAACAATTAATACAGGAACTATTTATGGCAATCAGGTGCAATTTACCAGCTCTCAAAGTGCAGGATTACCAACAGTAACAACTACAGCTATAATTTCAATTACTTCAAATTCTGCAGTAAGCGGAGGAAATGTTACATCCGATGGCGGAGCAACAGTAACAGCAAAAGGTGTTTGCTGGAGTACAAATTCAAACCCAACTGTTTCCGACAATTTAACTAATGATGGTTCAGGAACAGGAACATTTGTTTCAAATATTACAGGATTGACAGCAAACACAACATATTATGTAAGAGCTTATGCAACAAACAGTACAGGTACAGGATATGGCAGTGAAGTTAGTTTTACAACTTCTTCCAGCGGACTTGCTGATCTTGTTGGAACATGGTATGGAATAGATGTTGATGATGGAACAGGATATCATGATTATCCAAGCCAGATGGTTACTGCAATAATAGACGAGCAGCTTGGAATAATAGGTTTAGGTTTTGGCTGGATGACTGATTTTTGGGGTGAAAAAATCATTGATAGTGTTTTTGTAGAAATAGAGGTTAATTGGGATAATGGGACTGTAACCATTCCTGAACAATATTATATTACTACACTTTATGATAGCACAGAATACCCCTATAATATTTATGGTTCAGGAACATTCGATGACAGCGGTACATATCCTACAATGACAATTGAGTATGAGTTAAATCAGGAAGGCTTTTATTGTGCTGGTTGGTGTTATAATTATGGTTATTTAAGTACACCATTATTTGTAGCAAACTTAACTCTTGATCCGGATGGAAAATGGATACTTAGCAGTAATACCCAAATAAATTTTGAAAAACCTGTAAGATGATAATTTTTCTTCTGAATGATATAAAAAAGCTGTCTCAAAAGGGACAGCTTTTTTGCTTTTAATGCTTATTAATGGATAATACTATTTATATAGATTCGGCAATGTGGTCACAGTTTTTTACCGAATGTCCTTAAAAACAGACAGGGTAACCCATCTGTTGATCAGTTAAAAAACACACCAGGGTTAAAAAAATGTATAATTTAGTTACCGTTTTGGTAATTTATTTGTATATTTGTAAAAAAGCTTAATTACTTAATGAGAGTTGTTGCGAAAAAGATACTTAGAGAATTTTGGGAAAAGTATAGCGATTCTAAAGAACAATTAAAAACATGGTATAAGGAAACCTCAAAAGCTACTTGGAGTAATCCGTCAGATATAAAAGCTGAGTATGCGAAAGCAAGTATCTTAAAAAACAGTAGAGTTGTATTTAATATTTGTGGTAATAAATATAGATTGATTGTTGAAATAAATTACAAAAGACAATGGGTTTTTATTCGATTTATTGGAACTCATAATGATTACGACATGATTAACGCAGAAAAAATATAGAAATTATGTATATAAAAGTTCTAAAAACGGAAGATGATTATAACCAAGCCTTAAAAAGACTTGAAAAAATTTTTCATGCACCTGCCGATTCAAAAGAAGGTGATGAAGCTGAATTGTTATCTGTATTAATTGAGAAATACGAAGAAGAACATTATCCAATTGAAGCACCTGACCCAATTGAAGCAATTAAATTTAGAATGGAGCAAATGGAAATGACAAAAACGGAATTAGCTCAAGTGATTGGATACAAAAGTAGAGTTTCAGAGATTTTCAGCCGAAAAAGAAAATTGACTTTAAAAATGATACGAAATTTGCACGACAAATTGAAAATACCTTATGAATCTTTAATTGCTGACTATTGAAGATGTATTCCATCGCTTAGCAGTTAAAGAAAAAATAATTTTCAGAATTTATTTATAAATGAAGTATCAGATAATATTGTTGCAAGAATATTTTTTGAAACATCTGTTCCGAAATCCTTTAGATTATCATATATTAATTTTCGTTTTACTTCTTGTTTTTTCCTTGAGTTAATAATTTCTTTAAGTTTTTTAAATTGTGAACCTTTTAGTTCATCAGTAAGTGCATTGATTAAAATTTCTGAAGAAATTTGTTGGGCTGTAGTACCTTCATCGTTTTTATCGGGCAAACCAAGTGTTTCAAGTTCAAGAATACAGGCTTCGATAATTTCTCTTCCTTTTTTCTTACAAACATCTGTTGTTGATGAGGTTGCCAGAGTATCTCTTAATGTCCAGCTTCCAAGGTCATATTTTATATCCTGAATTTTCTGAATTTTAAGACTATTTTCACCGAATATCCTTTCGAGAAGTAAAACGGTGCTGATTTTCCATGAATTAAGGTCAAATTCTTTTGAATCGAGTTTTTCGATTTGCTTTTTTAATAAAGAAATATATTTTTTTG
Coding sequences within it:
- a CDS encoding PKD domain-containing protein, which translates into the protein MKLIKLLSAFLILTIVILTTCKKPEETPKPTACFDMSTTEAAVNEQIIFTNCSENAELYLWNFGDGISSPEKDPTHTYTEAGNYTISLLAKNGDNYDQATKSITIISISSLSTGSVSNITTTTVSITGNISDLAGNTITQHGHCWSTNQNPTTDLSTKTTLGARTTTGDFTSNLTNLSPSTTYYVRAYVTINTGTIYGNQVQFTSSQSAGLPTVTTTAIISITSNSAVSGGNVTSDGGATVTAKGVCWSTNSNPTVSDNLTNDGSGTGTFVSNITGLTANTTYYVRAYATNSTGTGYGSEVSFTTSSSGLADLVGTWYGIDVDDGTGYHDYPSQMVTAIIDEQLGIIGLGFGWMTDFWGEKIIDSVFVEIEVNWDNGTVTIPEQYYITTLYDSTEYPYNIYGSGTFDDSGTYPTMTIEYELNQEGFYCAGWCYNYGYLSTPLFVANLTLDPDGKWILSSNTQINFEKPVR
- a CDS encoding transcriptional regulator; the encoded protein is MYIKVLKTEDDYNQALKRLEKIFHAPADSKEGDEAELLSVLIEKYEEEHYPIEAPDPIEAIKFRMEQMEMTKTELAQVIGYKSRVSEIFSRKRKLTLKMIRNLHDKLKIPYESLIADY
- a CDS encoding type II toxin-antitoxin system HigB family toxin, which encodes MRVVAKKILREFWEKYSDSKEQLKTWYKETSKATWSNPSDIKAEYAKASILKNSRVVFNICGNKYRLIVEINYKRQWVFIRFIGTHNDYDMINAEKI